CGATCTGGTGCACGATCTCGGCGGTCGACAGGTTCCGGTCGAGCCCCGCCTGCCCGGTCGCGCAGAACGGGCAGTTCATGCCGCAGCCGGCCTGCGAGGAGATGCACATGGTCACCCGCTCCGGGTAGCGCATGAGCACCGACTCCACGAGCGTGCCGTCGTGCAGCCGCCACAGGGTCTTACGGGTGGTGTCGTCGTCGCACGAGATGTGCCGCACGACGGACATCAGGTCGGGCAGCAGCTCGCCGGCCAGCTTCTCCCGCGAGGCCGCCGGGATGTCGGTCCACTGCGCGGGGTCGTGCGTGTACCGAGCGAAGTAGTGCTGCGAGAGCTGCTTGGCGCGGAACGGCTTCTCGCCGATCGCGGCGACGGCTTCCTTGCGCTCGGCGGGCGTCAGGTCGGCCAGGTGCCGCGGCGGCTTCTTGGCTCCCTTGGGGGCGATGAAAGTGAGTTCTCCGGGCACTGGACGGGCCACGATCGGGTGTCTCCTCAGACGGCACGAGGTCCGGACAGCCCCGCGTCGGCGGGAAGCGCGGCATGACGATGCCGAAGCCAGGAGACCTCACTGGAGCGCCCTCGCGGCGGCGAGGACGGCGGAAGGGCCCGCGGCGCACGCGCCACGAGCCCTTCCAGAGTACCCGCTGTCCGTCAACCGTCTCCGACGGCCGGAAATCGACCGGCCGGTCAGCCCGTCCCCACGAACAGCGCGAGCAGCAGCCACACCACCGGCGCCGTCGGCAGCAACGAGTCCAGCCGGTCCATGATGCCCCCGTGGCCCGGGAGCAGCGTGCCCATGTCCTTGATGCCGAGATCGCGCTTGATCATCGACTCGCCGAGGTCACCGAGCGTCGCGCTCGCCGCCACCGCCAGACCGAGGACCAGACCCTGCCACCAGGTCCCGTCGTCGATCATGAACTCCATGCACAGCGCGCCCGCCGCCATCGCGAAGGCCACCGCGCCGCCGAGACCCTCGCGGGTCTTGCCGGGGCTGATCCTCGGCGCCAGCTTGTGCTTGCCGAAGCGCCAGCCGACCGCGTACGCACCGGTGTCGCTGACCACCGTCAGGATCAGGAAGGTCAGCACCCGCTGCGGACCGTCGTCCGCGGTGAGCAGCATCGCCACGAACGTCGCCAGGAACGGCACGTAGAACGCGGCGAAGACACCCGCCGTGACGTCCTTCAGGTAGCCCTCGGGGGGCTCCGTCATCCGCCAGACGAGTACCGCGAGCGCCGTCAGCGCCATCGCCACCCAGGCGCCCTCGGGGCCCCGGACGTAGCCGGCGACGACCATCGCCGCACCGCCGACCGCGAGCGGCACCAGCGGAGCCTTGATGGCCTTGCGCTCCTGCAGTCGGGACGTCAGCTCCCACAGCCCGACGACCACGGCGACCGCGATCACCCCGACGAACGCCGGCTTCCAGATGAACAGCGACGCGACGATGACCGCGCCGAGACCGACCCCGACCCCTATGGCCGCGCCCAGGTCACGCCCCGCGCTCTTTTTCGGCCGGGGCGCCGTCGGCGCGGGCGGCGGAGGCGGGGTGGGGCTGGACATGGGCTCCTGCGGGTGCTCGTGCGGCGTCTCGTCACGGAACAGGGGACCGCTCTGGTGAGCGGCCCCCCGGCCGTGACCGTCCTGGAATCCGCCGGCGGGAACGTCGGGCACGATGGGCATGGGCCGAGTCTGCGCCGCCTGATGCCGATCGTATGCGGGACCCGCCGGGGCAGGCCCCTGGTCGGGTCCCCGGCGGCCGCTGCCGCCCGGGGCCCCCCAGGAAGAGTCGTTCATCAGACCTCGAGCAGCTCGGCTTCCTTGTGCTTGAGCAGCTCGTCCACCTGCGCGACGTACTTCGCGGTGGTGTCGTCGAGCTCCTTCTCGGCGCGACGGCCGTCGTCCTCGCCGACCTCGCCGTCCTTGACGAGCTTGTCGATGGACTCCTTGGCCTTGCGGCGCACGGCGCGGATCGAGATCTTCGAGTCCTCGGCCTTGCTCTTGGCCACCTTGATGTACTCCCGGCGGCGCTCCTCGGTCAGCTCGGGGAACACCACCCGGATGATGTTGCCGTCGTTGCTCGGGTTGACACCGAGGTCCGAGTCGCGGATCGCCTGCTCGATGTTGCGCAGCGCGCTCTTGTCGAACGGGGTCACCACGGCCATGCGCGGCTCCGGAACGGAGAACGACGCCAGCTGGTTGATGGGGGTGATGGCACCGTAGTAGTCCGCCACGATCTTGTTGAACATCGCCGGGTGCGCACGGCCGGTGCGGATCGCGGCGAAGTCCTCCTTGGCGACCACGACGGCCTTCTCCATCTTCTCCTCGGCCTCGAGGAGGGTCTCTTCGATCACCACATGCTCCTGCGTGTCGTCGCGTTGTGTCCTGCACGGTGGGTACGACCGGCAGGGCTCTGTCCATCCCCTTGCGGGGCGGTTCCCGGTTCGGGTGTCAGGCCCGGGTGCCCTGGTCGCTCACGAGCGTGCCGATCTTCTCACCCTTCACCGCGCGAGCGATATTGCCCTCGGTGAGCAGTTCGAAGACGAGGATCGGGAGCTTGTTGTCCCGGCACAGGGTGATGGCGGTGGCGTCGGCGACCTTGAGGTCGCGGGAGAGCACCTCGCCGTACTCCAGCGCGTCGAACTTGACCGCGTTGGGGTTGGCCTTCGGGTCGGAGTCGTAGACCCCGTCCACGCCGTTCTTGCCCATGAGCAGGGCCTCGGCGTCGATCTCCAGGGCCCGCTGGGCCGCGGTGGTGTCGGTGGAGAAGTAGGGCATGCCCATGCCCGCGCCGAAGATGACCACGCGGCCCTTCTCCAGGTGGCGCACGGCGCGCAGCGGAATGTACGGCTCGGCGACCTGGCCCATGGTGATGGCGGTCTGGACGCGCGAGTCGATGCCTTCCTTCTCCAGGAAGTCCTGGAGGGCGAGGCAGTTCATCACGGTGCCGAGCATGCCCATGTAGTCGGAGCGGGCCCGGTCCATGCCGCGCTGCTGGAGCTCGGCGCCACGGAAGAAGTTGCCGCCGCCGATCACCACCGCGATCTCCGCGCCGTCGCGTACGACCGCCGCGATCTCACGCGCGATGGCGTGCACGACGTTGGGGTCGACGCCCAGGCCCGTACCGCCGGAGAAGGCTTCTCCGGACAGCTTCAGCATGTAGCGGCCGGCCTTTTTGCCGTTGTTGTCGTCGCCCTGTACGGCGCCCTGGTTCATGGAGATCTCCTCGTGCACATACGAAGGAGGCCATTGCCTTGGGTCCTCGCGGTATCCCGTACGGCAATGGCCTCCTCGTCAGATCTGCGGTCGTCCTGCGCGGGGGCGGACGACTGCCTCAGACCCTACCGGGGTCCGGTGTCCGTCGCGTTCGCGGACGGACTCAGATGCCGACCTTGATGCGGGTGAAACGCTTCAGGGTGACACCGGCCTCGTCCAGGACCTGCTGGACGGACTTCTTGTTGTCAAGGGCGTACGGCTGACCGAGCAGCGTCGCGTCCTTGAAGAAGCCGTTCACGCGACCCTCGACGATCTTCGGGAGCGCGGCCTCGGGCTTGCCCTCGGCGCGGGTGGTCTCCTCGGCGACGCGACGCTCGGTCTCGATGACCTCGGCCGGGACGTCCTCACGGGTGAGGTACTTCGGCGCGAAGGCGGCGATGTGCTGGGCGACACCCTTGGCGACGGCGGCGTCGGCCTTGTCGAACTCGACGAGGACACCGATCTGCGGCGGGAGGTCCGGCATCGTGCGGTGCATGTACGCGAAGACGAAGCCGTCGGCGTACTGCGCGAAGCGGTCCAGGACGATCTTCTCGCCGAGGTTGGCGTTGGCCTCGTCGACGAACGCCTGCACGGTCTTGCCGGCCTCGATCTCGGAGGCGAGCAGCGCCTCCAGGTCGGCCGGGGCGGTCTTCGCGACGTGCTCGGCGAGCTCGGCGGCGACGGCCTGGAACTTGTCACCCTTGGCGACGAAGTCCGTCTCGCACTTCAGCTCGACGAGGACACCGGAGGTGTTGTCGTCGGCGATGAGGGAGACCACGGCGCCGTTCTCGGCAGAGCGGCCCTCGCGCTTGGCGACACCCTTCTGGCCCTTGATGCGCAGCGCCTCGACGGCCTTGTCGACGTTGCCGTCGGCCTCGTCCAGGGCCTTCTTGCAGTCCATCATGCCGGCGCCGGTGAGCTCGCGGAGCTTCTTGACGTCAGCGGCGGTGTAGTTCGCCATGAGTCTGTTTCTCTCTCGAAGTCTGAAAGATCGGGCGGGTCCACGGGTGGACGGCGGGGGCTTCGTGAGCCCCCGCCGTCATCACCCGAAGGTCCTGAAGGGTCAGGCCTGCTCGGCGTCCGCGGCCGGAGCCTCGGCCTCGGCCTCGGCGGCCGGAGCCTCGGCGGCCGGAGCCTCGGCGACGGCCTCGGCGACAACCTCGGCGGCGTCGGCAGCCTCGGCGTCCGCGACCTTCTCGGTCTCGGCGGAGGTCTGGACCTCGGCGTCGTCGGCCTTCTTCTCACCCTCGAGCAGGTCGCGCTCCCACTCGGCGAGGGGCTCGCCGGCGGCCTTCTCGCCCGGCTTCGAGTCACCGGTCGCGGCACCGGAGCGGGCGATGAGGCCCTCGGCGACGGCGTCGGCGATCACGCGGGTGAGCAGGGTGACGGAGCGGATCGCGTCGTCGTTGCCCGGGATCTTGTAGTCGACCTCGTCGGGGTCGCAGTTGGTGTCGAGGATCGCGACGACCGGGATCTTGAGCTTGCGAGCCTCGCCGACGGCGATGTGCTCCTTCTTGGTGTCCACGATCCAGACGGCGCTGGGCACCTTGGACATCTCGCGGATACCGCCAAGGGTCTTCTCCAGCTTGCCCTTCTCACGCGAGAGGACCAGGAGCTCCTTCTTGGTGAGGCCGGACGCGGCCACATCCTCGAAGTCGATCTGCTCGAGCTCCTTGAGGCGCTGCAGACGCTTGTAGACGGTGGAGAAGTTGGTGAGCATGCCACCGAGCCAACGCTGGTTGACGTACGGCATGCCGACACGCGTCGCCTGCTCGGCGATGGCCTCCTGGGCCTGCTTCTTCGTACCGACGAACATGATGGAGCCGCCGTGCGCGACGGTCTCCTTGACGAACTCGTAGGCGCGGTCGATGTACGACAGCGACTGGAGCAGGTCGATGATGTAGATGCCGTTGCGCTCCGTGAAGATGAAGCGACGCATCTTCGGGTTCCAACGACGGGTCTGGTGACCGAAGTGGACGCCGCTTTCCAGCAGCTCCCGCATCGTGACGACGGCCATGGCCGTATCTCCTTGGG
The sequence above is a segment of the Streptomyces sp. NBC_01255 genome. Coding sequences within it:
- the frr gene encoding ribosome recycling factor, whose protein sequence is MIEETLLEAEEKMEKAVVVAKEDFAAIRTGRAHPAMFNKIVADYYGAITPINQLASFSVPEPRMAVVTPFDKSALRNIEQAIRDSDLGVNPSNDGNIIRVVFPELTEERRREYIKVAKSKAEDSKISIRAVRRKAKESIDKLVKDGEVGEDDGRRAEKELDDTTAKYVAQVDELLKHKEAELLEV
- a CDS encoding phosphatidate cytidylyltransferase, translated to MNDSSWGAPGGSGRRGPDQGPAPAGPAYDRHQAAQTRPMPIVPDVPAGGFQDGHGRGAAHQSGPLFRDETPHEHPQEPMSSPTPPPPPAPTAPRPKKSAGRDLGAAIGVGVGLGAVIVASLFIWKPAFVGVIAVAVVVGLWELTSRLQERKAIKAPLVPLAVGGAAMVVAGYVRGPEGAWVAMALTALAVLVWRMTEPPEGYLKDVTAGVFAAFYVPFLATFVAMLLTADDGPQRVLTFLILTVVSDTGAYAVGWRFGKHKLAPRISPGKTREGLGGAVAFAMAAGALCMEFMIDDGTWWQGLVLGLAVAASATLGDLGESMIKRDLGIKDMGTLLPGHGGIMDRLDSLLPTAPVVWLLLALFVGTG
- the pyrH gene encoding UMP kinase — encoded protein: MNQGAVQGDDNNGKKAGRYMLKLSGEAFSGGTGLGVDPNVVHAIAREIAAVVRDGAEIAVVIGGGNFFRGAELQQRGMDRARSDYMGMLGTVMNCLALQDFLEKEGIDSRVQTAITMGQVAEPYIPLRAVRHLEKGRVVIFGAGMGMPYFSTDTTAAQRALEIDAEALLMGKNGVDGVYDSDPKANPNAVKFDALEYGEVLSRDLKVADATAITLCRDNKLPILVFELLTEGNIARAVKGEKIGTLVSDQGTRA
- the rpsB gene encoding 30S ribosomal protein S2 — encoded protein: MAVVTMRELLESGVHFGHQTRRWNPKMRRFIFTERNGIYIIDLLQSLSYIDRAYEFVKETVAHGGSIMFVGTKKQAQEAIAEQATRVGMPYVNQRWLGGMLTNFSTVYKRLQRLKELEQIDFEDVAASGLTKKELLVLSREKGKLEKTLGGIREMSKVPSAVWIVDTKKEHIAVGEARKLKIPVVAILDTNCDPDEVDYKIPGNDDAIRSVTLLTRVIADAVAEGLIARSGAATGDSKPGEKAAGEPLAEWERDLLEGEKKADDAEVQTSAETEKVADAEAADAAEVVAEAVAEAPAAEAPAAEAEAEAPAADAEQA
- the tsf gene encoding translation elongation factor Ts encodes the protein MANYTAADVKKLRELTGAGMMDCKKALDEADGNVDKAVEALRIKGQKGVAKREGRSAENGAVVSLIADDNTSGVLVELKCETDFVAKGDKFQAVAAELAEHVAKTAPADLEALLASEIEAGKTVQAFVDEANANLGEKIVLDRFAQYADGFVFAYMHRTMPDLPPQIGVLVEFDKADAAVAKGVAQHIAAFAPKYLTREDVPAEVIETERRVAEETTRAEGKPEAALPKIVEGRVNGFFKDATLLGQPYALDNKKSVQQVLDEAGVTLKRFTRIKVGI